In Gracilinanus agilis isolate LMUSP501 unplaced genomic scaffold, AgileGrace unplaced_scaffold55843, whole genome shotgun sequence, the genomic window CTTTGGGTTGGGATTGGAAGAGAGATTGAGAAGTGAAGGGCTGGGGATGGGGCCTTGAATGGGGGTGGTGTAAAAGGAGGGGGCAGTAGAGCAGGAGGAaggcggggtgggggtggggggagagagagagagtgggaaggCCTGCTCCCGGCCTAGGCTTTTCAAATGTAACTGGTCTTCTTTGTGTCCGAGACCAAAGGCAATTAGCTCATTGGGACCATTTCCGAGCTGGCGCCACCGAGCCCTGGAAATGCCAAGGTAATTCGGCCCTCTAGTCGAGGTGCAAAAAGGCCGGGCGGCGGCTCCTCGGGCGGCCTACAGTTGGCTGCGTTTGAACCATTCTTTCGGAAACGTTTTTGCGCTCGTCCCATCCTGGCGTACACAGTCGGCCCACACTTAGCGTGCCTGCCAACTACAAAGCTCTCGGCCCAGCCGCCACGCCAAGCGTTTGAGGCCTTAGAAGCCGGGATCTTGGTGTGCTCCAACATTTCCACAGAGCACTAGGCTACTGAAGAGAGTGACCGTCTCCTAGACTATCTCCCGGAGGCTTCAATGCGGCTGTCCCGCGCTAGGTCTAACACTTCCCGTTTCCCAGCCCAAGGCCTGGAACTTTCTCCCCTGTGAATCAATAGCCCACGCGGAGGTTGACTCAGAGCCTAATCCCTGAGAGGGGCGCGGAACTAGGCAAATGAGGACCCTCTCCCCAGCTGTAGGGCTAGGAGGAAGGTtcgggctggggggggggggggacaggtaACCAGCCAGGACCTCCCCACAGCTTCTGTGGCTTCACCTGGAATTAGGTCAGAGAaaccccctctccctccctcaatcCCTCCATCTTTTCAGGACACTTCTGAACCATAGGCGAGGGAAGCTGCTCAGGAGGGCAgcggaggagaaagagggaagtagGGCCAGCGGGGCTCTGGGACGGGGAGTTAGGGAGGCAGGCTAAGGAGGGAGAGCAGGCTGGGGCAAAGCTTGGTGTGTACCTTTCCTGTGCTGGTACTCGGCGCTCCCCGCGGCGCAGTCCGGGGTGCAGCTCACCTCGATTTCTTCATAGAAATCCGACTCGGTGTCCGAGCTGCTCTGCTGCCCTTTGGCCGAGGGGGACTCCGAGGAGGGCGGTTGGGCCACCCCAGCCTGCCCTGCTGGGCGGCTCTCCGTCCCCGCCCCCGTCGCTGTCCGTGGCAGTCTTTCCACTTCATCCTCCTTGCCGCCTCCTCCTCTCTCCCGGGACGCCACGGGGCCAGAGCGGGGGCTCAGGCAATTCCGGTGGATCATGTTTTCTGGGGGTTCGGGGCCAGGGCTTCCCACTGCTTCTGACAAATTAGCTCCCCTCTTGCCAACGAGCGTGCCAAGCTGCCCTCCCTCCAGAAACATCACCATGTCCTTCCTGCTCTCCATCCCGGGGTGCTTTCCAGAAAGAAAGAGGCGGGGGCTCCTACCCTCTAGCGAGCTCCCACCTGGCAGCTTCCCAGGCTCGAGTTGCCCGCAGCCCTTGGCCTCCGAGTTTGAGGAAGAGAAAGGCCgagatggaaagagggagggCGGTGGGGCTGGGCCGCGCTGCCGGAGAAGAACGGAGAAGAGCGGATTGGAGCGGAGCGCACAGAGCAGCAGGGAGACAGGGTCACCTTGCGATGCTCGCGCTCCGCTGGGCTGCGCTGGCTCTGGGAGGGATCACCATTGCCTTCTTCTTTCTAGCCTGTCATCCTTAATGGTGCCGGCGTCATTACGGGACCGCTGGTGACGCCACTCATTGATTGCAAGTGGATAAATAGAGACGTCTGCCACGCCGAAGATGAAAGGAGGCCCGAAGCTAATGGCTAGGCGGTGATGCGCCAGGTGTGGTGTGGACAAGCTCGAATGGGGAGGAGAGTGTGAGAACAGAGACGGGCGCGAGCAGTGGCCGAGAGGGGAAAGCAGGGGGATGGGGTGGAGGGGGGGATGCAAATGGGACTCGGTCGAAAAGCAGCCTCTGCGGCCTTTCGGGAGGAAGGGGCGCCGAGGGAGCGGCGCTTCCCAATTGGGGGGCCGCcttttgatgtttttgttttggtaaacCGAGACCTTGATCTAGCCTGGCTGAGTCGGGGGGTCCATAAGTGCATTTAGAAGTGTGAAGAGAGCCTCTCCAACCTCAGCTTTCGTTTGAATTCTTTAGCTTATTGCCACCAGCTTGCGAACCTCACTAGAGGCTTGAAAGAATCTATTTACaagctttaaaaaagaagaaaaaagaaacttgaatTTTTCTGGGACATGAAAAacggcctggggggggggggaggagagtcAGTCGCCGTTAGTGGCTTTTTCTGTCCTTCCCTGTTCCTCTGCCCATTTCTCCAGGTTTGTCTGCTACAGTactcagatttcttctctggttGGCTTTCCTACAGGTCAACTTGGAGTTTCTGTGTGGAGGGGTTGCATTTGTGTTATCTTTCAAACCAGCGCTCAGAAGGCGGCCTGGCAGTAATCAACGATTCCTTCCGTCTTCCTCTCCTAGATAGCCTGCGGTTCCAGACTACTTCGGCTCTAAACACGGGCACTTCTTCCTGAAGTTCAGgtagctctctctgtctctgtctctttctctgtctctctctgtgtgtctctctttgtctctttgtctctctgtctctgtctctctgtgtctgtgtctgtctctctctgtctctctttctggctctctggctctctgtctctgtctctctctgtctctctctgtctctgtctctctgtctctctctgtctctctgtctctgtctctctgtctctgtctctccctctccctctctctctctctctctctctctctctctctctctctctctctctctctctctcggtgtGTGTATGTAATTGATATTTGTTTCTTGCGCTTTTCCTGAGGACAAACGAACTTCTCTTGAAAAGACGGAAGAGTCAGTTTACTTCTGGGGACGGggatgggggtgaggggtggaggaaaggaaaagaggaaatcttCTTCCCCCAGAGAACTGGTGATTACCAGCGCTGTACAAGAAGTCACTTAATACTTGACACTAAATGAGGAAGGGGGAGCTATAAGCCCAGTCCTGCTGCcggggattgggggggggggggaagagaagagggaggagggagctgCCAGCAAATGGCAAAAGTCCTGCGGGGCTTAGAGAGAGTTACCCTCACAGCTTTGCCTTTCACGTTTAGGCCTCCAACTACGTTTTCCTTGTTTCCAAGAGGCTCCTCTTAGGGTCGGAATTCTCCCAGTGAACACCTGTATACGCACAAGTCCCCAGCCCAGCCGCCTCTCTGCGAGGAATCCCTGACCTCCGGGATTGGGAGACTATGAGCTGGACAGAACTAAGTTATGAAGAAACCAAAACGTCCCCTCTCCCTTGAAGCGAATGAGCTCTaaagctcttaaaaaaaaaaaaaaaaaaaaaaaaaaaaaaaaaaaaaaaaacgaaactAGGCGGAGGGCTGATGCATCCCGACGGGATATTTATATGTGGGTACCGCTGAGTTTCTTTGTAGATGCAGATACTActatatagtaggcactttataaatgctctCGATTTGGTAGTTTAATTGATTAAATAGTCAAAAAACTAACCTGACCTTTCTTGAACCTCACTCCCAATGACTTCTGGGAGCAGGAGAGCAAAagactccttcatttttttcctggatAGGAAGTCACAGGCATACAATTTGGAACAGGGATTCTCTGTCTCGgtgtttttgtctctgtgtctgtctatccacctctctccctctctgtctctgtctatccctcattttgtctctgtctctgttggtctttctctgtctctctttagaGCTGCTCCTAGGAATCCTCTATTCCTGCTTTGCTGGGAGACCAGGCACGAATTTTTCCTCTGTCCACTGTTGGAAGTCGAAGCCTCTTTCTTCCTCCGGAGGGGAAAATGCGTAGTGGTCTagggtgggatttttttttaggagGTAGGAAAGTTAGGGTTGGGAGAATTGGGGTTCTGCAAGGAAGAGAAGGTTCGGGGAGAGACCTGGGCTCTCCCTTGAATCTATTTTTTGACTTCCATCAAAGGAAAGAAGATCCCATTGGATCTTCCCCGTTGGAGCTGGCTGATGGAGTCTAATGGAGAGAGCCTGGAATCTGCAGGCCGCTGCTCTCCTCCCTCTGGTTTGATGAGACTCACCAAAAGCAGAACTCTAGGCCCACAGCAGAATCCCGCTAAAGTGGGGCCGAGGGGCAGGGTTGGAAGGAGGATCTAAAAATGCCAGGCATTTGCTTGTAGAAAGTGTAGGCTGAGAATGCGGAATTCTGAAGctaccttccccttccccaaagtCGGCTAGAAGCCAGTCACGgcttttgtctttccttcctcctccaaacCAAAGTCTTCCAGAACATCTGAATTCCCTAGGCTACGGGAAGCTACCCCAGCTGTGGGACTCGGCCTTTCTAAGTCTATCCTTCGCTATTTTTATCACCGCctttcttctccccccaccccccgcagTCTCCACCCCCAATCACTTTCACTGGGCTTCCGATCCTTCCGGGTAGGGTCCGACTATGAATAAATCTGTCTCTATCCAAGCCACTTGGGACCGGCTTCTTGGAAAACTCCACCTTCCCTCCACCATTCCCCTCCCTTAAAACGATTCGGTGGGATTTCCCTTCCTTTGGATATTTCTTCCTCTCCGGTATTTTCTGGAAGATGAAGCGATGGGGGCGTGGTCATCTCGAGATTATAGGCCCCCACTCAGGTTCTGAGCTTCCAGAAATGCACAACACAGGTGTGTCCTTCCACTCGGGGGTTTTCCCCTTCCGTCCAGCAAGCCAGATAAAGGATGCCAAAAGCTTGGTAAATCTTAAAGGGCTGTCGGAATGTGAAttctaattattttgttattctaACTATCCCTTGGAAGTAGGAACGAAAAGGGGTCCCCACGGGATCGAAAGTCTTTGCAGACAGGTATACCTCGGTAGAGTGAGCCtaggaaaactgaggtcaagtTCCAGAATACCGCGAGTCTCTTTCTCCAGGATGGAAGCTTCACGACAGCCCCGTATctgtcctcttttctcctctcccgtTCACCGGAGTTTCTAAGGGATTTCGTTTCTATTCCAATATGTTAGGATTTGCTCTACTGGGCTTGCTGACTGGGGTCATTTGGACTGCAACCgaattggggaaaggggagggcagCGTAAGAATACGTAGGATTGAGTTGAATCGAGTGTTggattcttttcttaaaattttgtcTCCCAAAGTAGACCTTAAGGAACTGAAGACATACAGACGAGagaaaaattgtaaagaaaagggggggaggggaataaaggaagcaaggagggaggaaaagaaggaaggaagcagaaaaGAATTAGGATTAAAGGAACGAGAGAAGAGAGGGCCAAGggagaaagtgaaaggaagaaatggcaaaaaaggagaaaagagataagaggaaagaccttcctcttccattctcttcttaGGGTTTGTAGTAGGGATGCCCGCTAATGCTCGGCTGGCAGCATTGTTACTGTTTCATTACAATTCTTTTAGCGACGTTGGTGGAATCTGGAAGGAAGTCCAGAGAAGTCCAAGGTCCCTGTTCGCTGTCTGGGCCCAGCTAGCCCAAGAAGGAGCCAGAGCAAACCATAGGCAGCCAGGCTTTCGAGGAAAGCATCTGGAAGGGGTAAGGGGAGCCCAAGAAGGGGAAATGAGCGCCCTGGAATTCTTTAGGTCTGCAGCCGCCAGGTTCGGTAAGAAGCCCCTTTCAGGTCATTCTTGACTCTCGGGAGGGGAGGGCTGACTATCTCTGAAGATCGTGAGAGCCTGAGCTCTCGTATTTCAATTCTCTGTAGTTCAAAAGCTTCCGGACCTGTTTCCTGCAGTTAAGAGCATAGGGGCGGGGCGGCGGGGCGACCTGGGGAGGATATTGCCCTGGGGCGGCCGAGGTGGGAAGATAAGatgtatttgttatttaaaatggaaCCCGGAGTCCCTCCGGGTCACCCTTCCCCCTCGACCTAGCATCCAGGAATTTCAGATCTCCACGAGCATCTGGTCCAGTCTTTTCATTCCTAGCTGCAGAAGAGGTGGAGGAATGGGAGCTGAGCACCTGTgttatcttctttaaaaaaaaaaagttttaaatcttttccttttgtttttaaagtacgATCATTTCTGAaaattctcctctccttctcctctggaGTTTAGTAACTAAGAACGGTTGTAACAGATTTACCAGTATAAGCGCCAAAGTATTCGATAGTCTGCCCGAGCGGTCCCCCACCTCGCTAGCGAGAGGTAGGAGGTATGTTCCAAGGATTTGTCGGCGACCATCGTAAATTTTTGATTGTAGGGCAGGAGCGGGTAAGATGTTTGATATTTTCGTCTTTAAGGCAGTTCGTTTCCTGCCTACGTCCAGATTGAACTCTCCCTTtggacaaaaaataataataagcaaaataTACAATACAGAGACCTCCCCCCATCTGATACTGTAGATCCTATTGTGCTTTAGCAGCGCCCCACCTCTTCCACGAAGGACCACTGGGTCTTCCCAGATACCTCATTGATTTCCCCCCTCCTCGTTATCAGAATTCCATTTTCTCCCAGCATCAATCATGTTGGGCTTTTCAGTTGTCCATTTTGGCCGGCCGTTCTTCGTGAACCCCCTCCATATTGGATCACCTTTTTGTTTGcgtttgtttttcccttctcagGTTCGCCGGCCTTCGAAGCCCTGTTACGTGGAATAACCGCGGACATTTCGGGGCCGGAGGACCTCAGAGGCAGGTATCTGGATCCCCGCAGCGGGAGACGTCCGTTTCCATATGTCCGCGCGTCTTCGTAAAATGGAAGGACAAAAGAAGATTCCCTGAAAGCCGACCCTGAATAAATGGCCACCTGTCTTTCGGGGGCTAATTAGTTGGCGAAGCCTGTCTGCgtcttttgctttttaagttggGAGGCTTCGGGCTGCCAGTCAGGGGCCTTCGCCCTTGAGATTGCGACCTGGATAAACTGCCCTTTTTGGGATACCGAGGTTggctggggagtggggaggggatcAAAAGAGGATCCGGTTGTGTTTTATTCATCGGAGAGGAAGAGGTGCTTCTCAGAATccgagagaaaggaagggggaggaaagttGTCTGCCTGCTTTCCTCTCGCCTCTAGGAAGTTCCAGCTAGACGTAAGGGTTTCTGAAAGCCCAGAGCGAACAAGGTTTATAGATTGAGAACTCGAACCCTAGGGGTTATCTAGTCTAACGCCTTTCATTTTGCCCAAGAACAATGTGAgaccccaaggtcacatagtagaAAGCTGAAGACATAGGATCCGAGTTGATCCAGGGTCATAGGACgtggagctggaaagaaccttagaaccaCCCTTTTCGGTTTCAACCCAGGCCCCAGAGAGCAGACctggacttgtccaaggtcccaacAGAAAGTGGAAAAATCTGGATtcgaacctaggtcctctgacctCGAATCCTGGATGTTTTCCTCCGAGCCCAGCTGTCTCCTTCACTAAGGATGTAGCCTAAGCTTTTAGGACTTCGTCCACTCTGACGTGGGCAGGAAGGTTCCACAAAAGACACTGAAACACCGTAATCTTTACTACTCGGCTCTTGTTTTTATTTAGGGACTGCGGTGAGCCTCCgccctcccccaaaaaagaagAGACGAATCCTGTTCAGCGTCATCCCAGAATCACCAGCTATCCTACCACGCATGGACTTGGTCACAGGAAGAGGAATCGGAGAATTAATCTGAGCCTTCTCAGTTGATCAGGTTCTCTAGAACTCAGAACACTAGGCTCGGGAACGTCTCCGGTCATTGCAGCCTCCAATGAGGAACACTAGGGAAAGCATCGACCAGGGAGAGCATCGCGGAGGTGGGCTAGCCTCCCTCACCACCGAGAAGTATTTCCATCCCCCATAAGCCGGAGGCTGGAGAGTGCAGAATTCCCCTCCCCTTGAAACTCTCAACTTCTGCATAGAGCTGCCCCACCCCCGAACTTTTGCAAACCCCTTTTCTCTTGCCAGAGGTCTCGATTCATTCTAGAGACAAAAGAGAAGGAcctagagaggaggaagaaacaaaaatccAGTGCTTTTAGTCCGAGTAAGCTGGAAATCTGGGAAACGAGGTTAAACCTTCACCTTGTCTCCTCACTCCTTgtcttctttttgtctctgtctctgtctctgtctctgtctgtctcttttcttcttgCCTTCTCCGTTGCTTGCATTGGTTGATACTCTGATTTTGTCTGGATTATATAGATCATTGCTCTAACTCTACGATTTTCAGGACCAATATAGACTAGCCTGAGGGAAACCACAAAGGAAGATGTGGCAAGCCCTGTCCTCCAGGGGTCCACGTGGCAAAAGACATGGAGACAAGGGAGTGTTGTCACTCATTCTGGATCAGAGGATCACCCAAGACAGCTTGGAGTTCTTCTTCTTCCTAATCTCCAGGACTCTGCAACTCTTGGAGACTAAAGAGAAAACTGGTCTGTCTGTGGCCTCTTGCAAAGATGTGTGGACGTTTCTTGAGCTTCCAGCCACCATTAGGACACAGCAGGTTGTAGTGGTAAGAGCACCGGATATGGATACCGTTCAAATTCTGGttgctacttactacttgtgtggccttggctaagtcacttaaattctctgcttctcactttttttcatttgtaaaaaggaaacAATAGGTCTAAATTATTCCTAAGGTACTTTTCTGGATGTCTCAGAATTATCCTTGTTATTTCAGCATCGAGCATTCTCTCTTAGGTTCCCACTCAGTCCTTCCCAGAATTAGCAAAGAACCAACCTGGGCTAAGGAAAGgctctttgtttgtttttctctttccttataatCCTCCTTTAGGCTGGCCAAATAGTTCCCCCAAACCAGCACCCATGTTCTGTATTATTTCCTGTATCTACCTCTGCTAAACTGATGGACAGGGTGAAGACTAGGAGTCCTAGGAGTCTTCGAatctggagttaagtgactctctcctgatacataataataattcataatttctttttatatgtaaaaattgaTCATATCTTCCTCTTATTTGCCTGCTTTCCTTCTTCTCAAACAACACATGCTTCAGGAGAATCCATTAACTAGCCACCTTTCTTTTGTCTCCAGCACAAAGCCAGGATAAGCCAAGTGCACAGTAGTTTAGGACAAAAGGAgggatgttttaaaattttgttctctATAAAAGCTTCATATTAGAACGCCAAAAGTTTCCCTCTCCATGCCAGACACCATGGAGCATGTTATAAAACGCTCGAGTGATTGGTAGACAGACATAAATACATGAGGCTCCACTTCCCCACTTTgggatgaaggaaaaggaaatcataATGTCCAGTTCTTGCCCTCCTGGTCCCAAGTCTAGATGAGACCTTTCTTGATGttgttttgaaatatttgttttatttatttattttgttccagtTTGGATCTCCCTCCCTATCCCCCAACCCCTGCAGTAGAGGTCAACTTTTgatctacatatacatatggaaccatacaatacatatttccatatatccGTTCTTTTTTGGAGGGGAAGCATTTTCGTTcataagtccttcacagttgactTGAATATTCATATTATTTGGAATAGCTTTGTCATTCAGTGCCCCTCaaacaatactgctgttactgtatacaatgttttacTTGTTCTGTTGGTTTCATTCTGCATACGGGACCTTTCTTTAAGGCATACTTTCACTGAAGAACTTTTTTCCCTGTCATGCAAAGAAGGGAGAGCTCTGAGCTTGCTGGAGAGGGAAACAGGGAGCAAACAACTGCAGCCAGATGAACGCTTAGCCCTGCCCAGGACTCGTTCAGACTGGTTCTCTTAGAGCTGCAGTCAGAGCAGGAATCACAACAATTAGCTTAGAAAGTGAGATCAGGAAGCTGGGAAGGACCAGTGTCCAGCTGCCTGAGCCACACGTTCTGAGCATTTTGAGGAAACGTCTTTATTCAAATCTGAGCCTTTGGCTACTCCGGTCCATGCTTAAGTAAAGCTCAAACACATAATTGcccagaagggaaggaagaagcaggGCAAGGGAAAACCATACCTTTTCCCCGGGTCTCAGGTGATGGAAAGGTGGAAGATGTGAATTACAGACACAGGTGACTTCCCAGCTTCCAACATACAAGAGCAGTAGTGGCCATGTATTGGAGAAAACTTGGGTCCGAGTCATTCTGAGAAAAGACAAAATGGGACAGCAGGGAGTGAGCAAGCCTCTGAATTGGGAACACTCGCTAGGTATTCGCTGTATAACTCCAGGTAAATTACTTTCTCTCACAGTTGCCCCCAAGCAACTCTGCTGGACCAGTACAACATTTCGCTGGATGCTCACTGCACCAATGAAATGATAGCTAGAGCCCTAAAAAGCATTCTGAGGCTTTATGTAAGCACACACGGAAATGGTCGTTCTCAGGAGTCTGCTTatatgttttgtacaaacatttaCATACAACCAGCAGGCTTCTCTCCCTCTTGGGCAAAGGAAGAATAGACACGGACAATTCTATGGAACTTCCCTTTACTGATCTCATTTGACCTCAACGCCAAATCTGGGAAGGAGGTGTTACAGGCATGATTGTCTCCATTTTGCAACGGAGATCGAGAGAGGTTCGCTAAGAGATAATCCAATCATTCTAAATTCGAACTCAGAGCtgcctgactccaaagccagctctttGCCATTTGAGTGTTGATTGATCCAGCCTGGCTTGGGAAAATCAGTCTTCTGTACCATTGCTGCTTCTTGGGGGGAAAGGATGGCTGAGGATGGTGGTCTTTCTGGGAAAAGGGATAGAAAACATTTCGGTGGGAAGCCTCAAGATCCTGAGAGAGAAGGCACGCACCCTCCACTTGATCAGTGCAAGAGCCCACACGAATTAAGTCAATTCCACAGACGTTAAGCGCCCACTACGGGCAAAACCCAGCGCTAGAGGGAGATGGAGGGAGCTGcagaggagaagggggaaaaagacaCAGAAAACCTGTAAAACTCGGGACAAGCCCATCATTGTCAagtctgtttgctcattttctttaaTCAATTCCAAACTCTCTTAATAGGAAGCTGACC contains:
- the LOC123256072 gene encoding homeobox even-skipped homolog protein 1-like; this translates as MESRKDMVMFLEGGQLGTLVGKRGANLSEAVGSPGPEPPENMIHRNCLSPRSGPVASRERGGGGKEDEVERLPRTATGAGTESRPAGQAGVAQPPSSESPSAKGQQSSSDTESDFYEEIEVSCTPDCAAGSAEYQHRK